In Salinibacterium sp. ZJ70, one DNA window encodes the following:
- a CDS encoding NAD-dependent epimerase/dehydratase family protein, whose translation MEIAGKHIVVIGGAGFIGSHVVEELLATDVGRVTVYDNFARGKRSNIAKMLEDPRCSIFPDGGDIREIDVLNAALKDADGVIDLAAMWLLHCKDYPRTAFDVNVAGVFNVLEACVNNDIERLVFSSSASVYGDAVTVPMTEEHPFNNRNFYGATKIAGEAMARAFNDRYGLSYVGLRYMNVYGPHQDQTAAYTGVIPIMLNKIEANEPPVINGDGSQAYDFVTARDVARCNVLALKSEIADEFYNVGTGVQTSIRELCDLILELTGSDLTVDYRPYSEEDARRLVQNRIGSIDKAERDLGFHYQDSLRDGLQALIDWRASNPGAE comes from the coding sequence ATGGAAATTGCAGGCAAGCACATCGTCGTGATCGGCGGCGCAGGATTCATCGGCAGCCATGTCGTCGAGGAGCTTCTCGCGACAGATGTCGGGCGAGTGACGGTCTACGACAACTTCGCTCGCGGCAAGCGCTCGAACATCGCGAAGATGCTCGAGGACCCGCGCTGCAGCATCTTCCCCGACGGCGGCGACATCCGCGAGATCGATGTCCTCAACGCCGCACTCAAGGACGCCGATGGGGTCATCGACCTCGCCGCGATGTGGCTGCTGCACTGCAAGGATTACCCGCGTACGGCGTTCGATGTCAACGTTGCGGGCGTGTTCAACGTCCTCGAGGCCTGTGTTAACAACGACATCGAGCGTCTCGTCTTCTCGAGCTCGGCGAGCGTCTACGGCGACGCCGTCACCGTTCCGATGACGGAAGAGCACCCCTTCAACAACCGCAACTTCTACGGCGCTACCAAGATCGCCGGCGAGGCGATGGCCCGCGCGTTCAACGACCGCTACGGCCTCAGCTACGTGGGCCTGCGCTACATGAACGTCTACGGCCCCCACCAGGACCAGACGGCCGCCTACACGGGCGTCATTCCGATCATGCTCAACAAGATCGAGGCCAACGAGCCCCCCGTCATCAACGGCGACGGCTCGCAGGCGTATGACTTCGTGACCGCCCGCGACGTGGCGCGCTGCAACGTCCTGGCGCTCAAGAGCGAAATCGCCGACGAGTTCTACAACGTCGGAACCGGCGTGCAGACGAGCATCCGCGAGCTCTGCGACCTCATCCTCGAGCTCACGGGCTCCGACCTCACGGTCGACTACCGTCCGTACAGCGAGGAGGACGCGCGTCGACTCGTGCAGAACCGAATCGGCTCGATCGACAAGGCCGAGCGTGACCTGGGCTTCCACTACCAGGACTCCCTGCGTGACGGGCTCCAGGCGCTCATCGACTGGCGCGCCTCGAACCCGGGCGCCGAGTAA
- a CDS encoding glycosyltransferase family 4 protein: MRVTIISRVYAPEVSAASGILQSWAEAFRDRGAEVTVVTAKPPKGIPLSDPEGITVRRAPVIRDRQQYVRGYLSYMSFDIPLAFRLLFSRRSDLYVVEPPPTTVAVVRVIAALKRTPYVVDAADLWSDAAAMATDSRIVLTLLRWIERWGLRGARHLFAAHQPLVDRFRDVGIDTPATPIGFGADTRVFHYAPQPPPAHPTFVYAGTHSEWHGAGIFVDAFANVLEESPSARLVFIGNGQDREALESRAVELDIADSVDFHAPIHPAALAPILAGATASLASLKPKQGYDYAFTTKVYSSLAAGCPVIFAGVGPTVPFLRDSGNPDVGVAVEYAVTPVAQAMLAAARAPLAPNARSALSSWASERYSLTALASRVADSSLEAIRR, encoded by the coding sequence ATGCGCGTCACCATCATCAGCCGCGTCTACGCACCCGAAGTGTCGGCTGCCTCGGGGATCCTCCAAAGCTGGGCAGAGGCGTTCCGCGATCGGGGCGCCGAGGTCACTGTCGTGACGGCGAAGCCTCCGAAGGGCATACCGCTGTCTGATCCCGAGGGGATCACTGTACGGCGCGCGCCAGTCATCCGCGACCGGCAGCAGTACGTGCGGGGCTATCTCTCATACATGAGCTTCGATATCCCCCTTGCTTTCCGTCTCCTCTTCTCGCGTCGCTCCGATCTGTACGTCGTCGAGCCGCCGCCCACGACGGTCGCCGTCGTGCGGGTGATCGCGGCCCTCAAGCGCACACCGTACGTCGTCGACGCCGCAGACCTGTGGTCGGATGCCGCAGCGATGGCGACCGACTCACGCATCGTGCTCACCCTGCTCCGGTGGATCGAGCGCTGGGGACTGCGCGGCGCCCGACATCTCTTCGCGGCCCATCAGCCTCTCGTCGACCGTTTCCGCGATGTCGGAATCGACACTCCCGCTACCCCCATCGGGTTCGGCGCAGACACCCGCGTCTTCCATTACGCGCCGCAGCCGCCGCCCGCGCACCCGACCTTCGTGTACGCGGGGACGCACTCCGAATGGCACGGCGCAGGCATCTTCGTGGACGCTTTCGCGAACGTCCTCGAGGAATCCCCCTCCGCCCGCCTCGTCTTCATCGGCAACGGACAGGACCGGGAGGCACTGGAGTCTCGAGCGGTCGAGCTCGACATCGCGGACTCCGTCGACTTCCACGCGCCCATCCATCCCGCCGCACTGGCTCCGATCCTCGCTGGCGCGACCGCCTCACTCGCGAGCCTCAAGCCAAAGCAAGGCTACGACTACGCGTTCACCACCAAGGTCTACTCCTCTTTGGCGGCCGGGTGCCCGGTGATCTTCGCCGGGGTGGGGCCCACCGTCCCCTTCCTGCGAGATTCGGGGAATCCGGACGTCGGGGTCGCCGTCGAATACGCTGTGACTCCTGTCGCGCAGGCGATGCTAGCCGCCGCGCGGGCTCCCCTCGCCCCGAACGCACGCTCGGCGCTGAGCTCTTGGGCGAGCGAACGGTACTCACTGACCGCACTCGCGAGCAGGGTGGCCGACAGCAGCCTCGAAGCCATCCGACGATAG
- a CDS encoding glycosyltransferase family 4 protein: MPEPEPATTARGRILCISFSPLRQDARVQRQIGVLRDFGDVTTIGYGSAPEGAVDHIEIPTSAPSLPQTPIGVLRLALRMYATLPLTAPGEKAALDRAVGHGPYDLVVANDARALPLARALAGSAPILADLHEWAPEENATNLIWRVLVKPYMTWLCRSQLPHMAAVTTVNQSIADLYQQRFGVRAAVVRNAGQFRVLSPSPAEPGRVRLVHSGIAVPGRNVEALIDATLALPARFSLDLYLIGSDAQLAQLRARAGGDPRITFHEPVAPDALPATLNKYDLGVFLLPPRTINMRLMLPNKFFDFVQARLGVVFGPALETDRLIREHGLGVVTRDWSAEALVSSLATLSDDDVAGFKAASHASSTALSNGTDIATLRSVISGLVKAD, encoded by the coding sequence ATGCCCGAACCCGAGCCCGCCACCACCGCGCGCGGACGCATCCTCTGCATCTCGTTCTCGCCTCTGCGACAGGACGCGAGGGTGCAACGGCAGATCGGCGTTCTTCGTGATTTCGGCGACGTCACCACGATCGGATACGGCTCCGCGCCGGAGGGCGCCGTGGATCACATCGAGATCCCGACATCCGCCCCCTCTCTCCCGCAGACGCCGATCGGTGTCCTCCGTCTTGCCCTGCGCATGTACGCGACTCTCCCGCTCACCGCGCCGGGGGAGAAAGCCGCACTCGATAGGGCAGTCGGGCATGGGCCGTACGACCTCGTCGTGGCGAACGACGCCCGCGCACTCCCGCTCGCGCGTGCACTCGCCGGATCCGCGCCGATCCTCGCTGATCTGCACGAGTGGGCTCCCGAGGAGAACGCCACCAATCTGATCTGGCGCGTGCTCGTGAAGCCGTACATGACATGGCTTTGCAGGAGCCAGCTCCCTCACATGGCAGCCGTCACAACGGTCAACCAGTCGATTGCCGACCTTTATCAGCAGCGCTTCGGCGTGCGTGCGGCAGTTGTCCGCAATGCTGGCCAGTTCCGCGTTCTGTCCCCGTCCCCTGCTGAACCGGGTCGCGTGCGGCTGGTGCACAGCGGCATCGCAGTTCCCGGACGCAATGTCGAGGCTCTCATCGACGCGACGTTGGCGCTTCCAGCGCGATTCAGCCTGGATCTATATCTCATCGGCAGCGACGCGCAACTCGCGCAGCTGCGCGCGCGTGCCGGAGGCGATCCGCGCATCACCTTCCACGAGCCTGTCGCACCCGACGCTCTCCCCGCGACCCTCAACAAGTACGACCTCGGTGTCTTCCTCCTTCCGCCCCGCACCATCAATATGCGCCTGATGCTTCCCAACAAGTTCTTCGATTTCGTCCAGGCACGACTCGGTGTCGTGTTCGGCCCCGCACTCGAGACCGATCGGCTCATCCGCGAGCACGGTCTGGGCGTCGTTACGCGGGACTGGTCCGCCGAAGCGCTCGTCAGCTCCCTCGCGACGCTGTCGGACGACGACGTGGCCGGGTTCAAGGCAGCGTCACACGCATCCTCGACGGCGCTCAGCAACGGGACCGATATCGCGACGCTTCGCTCCGTCATCAGCGGACTCGTGAAGGCCGATTGA
- the asnB gene encoding asparagine synthase (glutamine-hydrolyzing) — protein sequence MCGIAGIVNLNGDGVSPVLLQAMTDALAHRGPDGEGHWIHENVGLGHRRLAIIDLSPLGHQPMVSRDSRYALTFNGMIYNHRELRAELEARGHRFRSTSDTEVVLNALIEWGPDALLRFNGMFAVGFYDSLERKLLLARDRYGIKPLYVSEQGGVFAFGSEQKAILARSSFVRRMDKSALMEYLTFQNIISERTLLQDIELLPAGTYGYLDLRATTPRLTVSRYWDFDFREESPEGTHAEYVEELDRLFTQAVNRQLLSDVELGSYLSGGMDSGSITAVAAASIPNLKTFTCGFDLSSASGMELSFDERAAAEAMSAVFKTEQYEVVLKSGDMERSISALNHHLEEPRVGQSYPNWYAASLASKFVKVVLSGAGGDELFGGYPWRYYRATNHASFEEYVDAYYGYWQRLTRPDELQAFVSPILDEVAGVSTRDVFRSVYPADPGSLDRPEDYINQSLYFEAKTFLHGLFIVEDKISMAHGLETRVPFMDNDLVDFAMRVPVKYKLNNLAEVTRLNENETGAKAEKFFQRTKDGKQILRDAMARHIPESVTGREKQGFSSPDASWFKGESIDFVRRQLNGASPIYDILDHDAVNVALESHLSGAENRRLLVWGLLSIHEWMTQTRPSA from the coding sequence ATGTGCGGAATCGCCGGAATCGTCAACCTCAACGGGGACGGCGTCTCGCCTGTCCTGCTTCAGGCGATGACCGACGCCCTGGCCCACCGCGGCCCGGACGGTGAAGGTCACTGGATCCACGAGAACGTGGGTCTGGGGCACCGGCGTCTCGCGATCATCGACCTGTCGCCCCTCGGGCACCAGCCGATGGTGTCGCGCGACTCTCGGTACGCGCTCACGTTCAACGGGATGATCTACAACCACCGAGAGCTCCGCGCGGAGCTCGAGGCGCGTGGTCATCGCTTCCGTTCGACGAGCGACACCGAGGTGGTGCTGAACGCCCTCATTGAGTGGGGTCCCGACGCGCTCCTGCGCTTCAACGGCATGTTCGCGGTCGGGTTCTACGATTCGCTCGAGCGCAAGCTCCTCCTCGCACGCGACCGGTACGGCATCAAGCCGCTGTACGTCAGCGAGCAGGGCGGCGTGTTCGCCTTCGGCTCCGAGCAGAAGGCGATCCTCGCCCGGTCGTCGTTCGTGCGCCGCATGGACAAGTCGGCGCTCATGGAGTACCTGACGTTCCAGAACATCATCTCGGAGCGCACCCTCCTGCAGGACATCGAGCTCCTCCCGGCGGGAACGTATGGGTACCTCGACCTGCGAGCGACCACGCCGCGACTCACCGTCAGCCGCTACTGGGACTTCGACTTCCGCGAGGAGTCGCCCGAGGGCACCCACGCGGAGTACGTCGAGGAGCTCGACCGCCTGTTCACTCAGGCCGTCAACCGTCAGCTCCTGAGCGACGTCGAGCTCGGCAGCTACCTGAGCGGCGGCATGGACAGCGGTTCCATCACTGCGGTCGCTGCGGCGTCGATCCCGAACCTCAAGACCTTCACGTGCGGCTTCGACCTGAGCAGCGCCTCGGGCATGGAGCTCTCGTTCGACGAGCGCGCCGCCGCCGAGGCGATGTCGGCCGTGTTCAAGACGGAGCAGTACGAGGTCGTCCTGAAGTCGGGTGACATGGAGCGGTCGATCTCGGCGCTCAACCACCACCTTGAGGAGCCGCGCGTCGGCCAGAGCTACCCGAACTGGTACGCGGCGAGCCTCGCCAGCAAGTTCGTGAAGGTCGTGCTCTCGGGAGCTGGCGGCGACGAGCTGTTCGGCGGCTACCCGTGGCGGTACTACCGGGCGACCAACCACGCGAGCTTCGAGGAGTACGTCGACGCGTACTACGGCTACTGGCAGCGCCTCACGCGCCCCGATGAGCTGCAGGCCTTCGTCTCACCGATCCTCGACGAGGTCGCCGGCGTCTCGACGCGCGACGTCTTCCGTAGCGTCTACCCGGCCGACCCGGGTTCGCTGGACCGGCCCGAGGACTACATCAACCAGTCGCTGTACTTCGAGGCGAAGACCTTCCTTCACGGTCTCTTCATCGTCGAGGATAAGATCTCGATGGCTCACGGCCTCGAGACGCGCGTTCCCTTCATGGACAACGACCTCGTCGACTTCGCGATGCGCGTGCCGGTGAAGTACAAGCTCAACAACCTCGCCGAGGTCACCCGTCTCAACGAGAACGAGACGGGCGCCAAGGCCGAGAAGTTCTTCCAGCGCACAAAGGACGGCAAACAGATCCTGCGCGACGCGATGGCCCGCCACATCCCCGAGTCGGTCACGGGTCGCGAAAAGCAGGGCTTCTCGTCGCCCGACGCCAGCTGGTTCAAGGGGGAGAGCATCGACTTCGTGCGTCGTCAGCTGAACGGCGCGAGCCCCATCTACGACATCCTCGATCACGACGCCGTGAACGTGGCGCTCGAGTCGCACCTGAGCGGTGCCGAGAACCGCCGCCTGCTGGTGTGGGGCCTGCTGAGCATCCACGAATGGATGACTCAGACCCGTCCGAGCGCCTGA
- a CDS encoding ABC transporter ATP-binding protein, translated as MKSVISLYRQVLEVFPEGGRSFLLRYSWLLASLAVFDAAALGLLALVIAPISAGVPVTIPLIGELDDTGVVWAIAVICVLMVLKGVLATLVTWWATRRIPRYEVAIGDRLLRAYLRAPWRDRLKKNSSDIMRFSDGGVDITVNGFILPGATLLSELVSLVVVVVTLSVVQPFLALTTLVYLLLLGAVLYFWIARHARVAGEVNIENSIRTSRLILEIISAMKEVTLRNKENEVADIVERTRTMSARARANIYFLGQLPRYALEAGLIGGFVVVGGAGLLLGGFEQAITAVALFALAGFRVAPSIIRFQTVVSHMIAISEFPKQVLAELKDAERGQAEVTERTVRSLPESPRAITLKNVTFSYAPDATPAVKNVSLEIPLGSTVAFVGASGSGKSTMIDLLLSLLEPTAGTVSIDGIPLTELRTAWRSRMGYVPQEVALFDASIAQNVALTWGDDYDPQRVQLALERARLWDLVSAREGGLQSRVGERGLSLSGGQRQRLGIARALYSEPFVLVMDEATSALDTHTESQVTEAIRGLEGITKIVVAHRLATIMHSDRIFFMRDGVVAGEGTFDELVEQHPDFAKQAQLAGLV; from the coding sequence GTGAAGTCCGTGATCTCGCTCTACCGGCAAGTCCTCGAGGTCTTCCCTGAGGGAGGGCGGAGCTTCCTGCTCCGCTACTCGTGGCTTCTTGCTTCGCTTGCCGTTTTCGACGCGGCCGCGCTCGGTCTTCTGGCGCTCGTCATCGCGCCAATCTCGGCTGGTGTCCCCGTCACGATTCCTCTCATCGGTGAACTCGACGACACTGGAGTCGTCTGGGCGATCGCGGTCATCTGCGTGCTGATGGTGCTGAAGGGCGTGCTCGCGACGCTCGTCACCTGGTGGGCAACTCGGCGAATCCCTCGATATGAGGTCGCGATCGGCGACCGGCTGCTCCGTGCGTACCTCAGAGCACCGTGGCGCGATCGTCTGAAGAAGAACTCGAGCGACATCATGCGGTTCTCGGACGGTGGCGTCGACATCACCGTAAACGGCTTCATCCTCCCTGGCGCCACGCTGCTGAGCGAGCTGGTCAGCCTGGTGGTCGTCGTGGTCACGCTGAGCGTCGTGCAGCCGTTCCTGGCGCTGACGACACTGGTGTATTTGCTCCTCCTCGGTGCGGTGCTCTACTTCTGGATCGCCCGCCACGCGCGCGTAGCAGGCGAGGTGAACATCGAGAACTCGATCCGCACCTCCCGGCTCATCCTCGAGATCATCTCTGCGATGAAGGAGGTGACCCTCCGTAACAAGGAGAACGAGGTCGCCGATATCGTCGAGCGCACGCGAACGATGAGCGCCCGCGCCCGCGCGAACATCTACTTCCTCGGGCAGCTTCCCCGCTACGCGCTCGAGGCGGGACTCATCGGTGGCTTTGTGGTGGTCGGTGGAGCAGGCCTGCTTCTCGGAGGATTCGAGCAGGCGATCACCGCGGTCGCTCTGTTCGCGCTCGCCGGGTTCCGGGTGGCGCCCTCGATCATTCGCTTTCAGACCGTTGTCTCCCACATGATCGCGATCTCCGAGTTCCCGAAGCAGGTGCTTGCTGAGCTGAAGGATGCTGAGCGTGGACAAGCGGAGGTCACCGAGCGCACCGTCCGTTCGTTGCCGGAGTCCCCTCGCGCCATCACGCTGAAGAACGTCACCTTTAGCTATGCGCCTGATGCCACGCCCGCAGTGAAGAACGTCTCGCTCGAGATCCCTCTCGGATCCACCGTCGCCTTCGTCGGGGCATCGGGCTCCGGCAAATCCACGATGATCGATCTTCTCCTCAGCTTGCTGGAGCCCACTGCGGGCACGGTCAGCATCGACGGGATTCCGCTGACGGAGCTGCGCACTGCGTGGCGCTCCCGGATGGGATACGTGCCGCAGGAAGTCGCGCTCTTCGACGCGAGCATCGCCCAGAATGTGGCGCTCACGTGGGGCGACGACTACGACCCTCAGCGGGTGCAACTCGCTCTCGAGCGTGCGCGCCTGTGGGATCTGGTGTCGGCCCGTGAGGGCGGGCTTCAGTCTCGGGTCGGTGAGCGCGGCCTCTCACTCTCTGGAGGTCAGCGCCAGCGCCTCGGCATTGCCCGTGCCCTCTACTCCGAGCCGTTCGTACTCGTCATGGACGAGGCCACGAGTGCACTCGACACCCATACCGAGTCGCAGGTGACGGAAGCCATCCGGGGGCTTGAGGGGATCACGAAGATCGTCGTCGCGCACCGTCTGGCCACGATCATGCACTCGGATCGCATCTTCTTCATGCGCGACGGGGTGGTCGCGGGCGAAGGCACCTTCGACGAACTGGTGGAGCAGCACCCGGACTTCGCCAAGCAGGCGCAGCTGGCTGGCCTCGTCTGA
- a CDS encoding glycosyltransferase, which yields MRVRHLGNTANNAFHNVCLLRRYEGIESTLPISMFGLGHGMSAPAWEVHDFAVPTAEWVSSPDWSMFPEAVAINSEYSDIAAPSVFGAELDAHIIPDRFPRAMDWVRRNLVAPMRGKRWAEPIFDLRDRQMLARRNELTEPDDHINMLYGGDSLAWVKMPRSPKRTVYLEHGTIRWSADGGADSRALRHAYRRQVKASQHLWVTNLDPRTLEIAEDLVPGRWSVLPHPFMPDERVPFATSQEARDELLAQTRSQHLVLLPSSQNWSKQHDKGSIKALNAFVELRKRGIDVGLVAVEWGLQLAESKEFLAKARVGDNVAWIAPMARFGLQRMMANVDVVWDQFGLDAFGALALRAMEQGTPLVSRGLAPIGEALIGGPVPWLNATTTDDIVRQTSGVLEDMVARGRDTVIDETRAVYRTWLLERHSPAITAALQRELYDQLIDGSYSPGSADPGRWAALLNTSRLENG from the coding sequence ATGAGAGTCCGGCACCTGGGGAACACCGCGAACAACGCGTTCCACAACGTGTGTCTGTTGCGCCGCTACGAGGGCATCGAATCGACCCTTCCGATCTCCATGTTCGGGCTCGGCCACGGCATGTCCGCCCCCGCGTGGGAGGTGCACGACTTCGCCGTGCCCACCGCCGAGTGGGTCAGCTCCCCGGACTGGTCGATGTTCCCCGAGGCGGTGGCGATCAACTCCGAGTACTCGGACATCGCCGCCCCGTCGGTCTTCGGCGCGGAGCTCGACGCGCACATCATCCCCGACCGCTTTCCACGGGCGATGGACTGGGTGCGCCGCAACCTCGTCGCCCCCATGCGCGGCAAGCGCTGGGCCGAGCCGATCTTCGACCTGCGCGATCGGCAGATGCTCGCGCGGCGCAACGAGCTCACCGAGCCCGATGACCACATCAACATGCTCTACGGCGGCGACTCGTTGGCGTGGGTGAAGATGCCCCGATCACCCAAGCGCACGGTGTACCTGGAGCACGGCACCATCCGCTGGAGCGCCGACGGCGGTGCGGACTCCCGCGCCCTGCGTCACGCGTACCGTCGGCAGGTGAAGGCGTCGCAGCATCTGTGGGTCACCAACCTCGACCCGCGCACGCTGGAGATCGCCGAGGACCTCGTCCCCGGACGCTGGTCGGTGCTCCCGCATCCGTTCATGCCCGACGAGCGGGTGCCGTTCGCCACGTCGCAGGAGGCGCGCGACGAGCTGCTCGCACAGACCCGCTCTCAGCACCTCGTGCTGCTCCCCTCGAGCCAGAACTGGAGCAAGCAGCACGACAAGGGCTCGATCAAGGCGCTCAACGCGTTCGTCGAGCTGCGCAAGCGCGGCATCGACGTCGGACTCGTCGCCGTCGAGTGGGGTCTGCAGCTCGCGGAGTCGAAGGAGTTCCTCGCGAAGGCCCGCGTCGGTGACAACGTCGCCTGGATCGCGCCGATGGCGCGCTTCGGCCTGCAGCGGATGATGGCGAACGTCGACGTGGTGTGGGACCAGTTCGGCCTCGACGCCTTCGGCGCGCTCGCGCTGCGGGCGATGGAGCAGGGTACGCCCCTCGTGAGCCGCGGACTCGCCCCGATCGGCGAGGCGCTCATCGGCGGCCCCGTCCCGTGGCTGAACGCGACGACGACCGACGACATCGTGCGCCAGACCAGCGGCGTGCTCGAGGACATGGTCGCCCGCGGGCGCGACACCGTCATCGACGAGACGCGCGCCGTCTACCGCACGTGGCTGCTGGAGCGCCACTCTCCGGCGATCACCGCCGCCCTCCAGCGCGAGCTCTACGATCAGCTCATCGACGGCTCCTACTCGCCCGGTTCCGCGGATCCCGGGCGCTGGGCTGCACTGCTCAACACCTCCCGCCTCGAGAACGGATGA
- a CDS encoding nucleotide sugar dehydrogenase has protein sequence MKIAVIALGKIGLPLAVQFASKGHDVVGVDVNQNVVDLINQGIEPFPGEAELQERLQELVAAGRLRATTDYGDAVPHADAIVLVVPLFVDEQTAKPDFGWMDGATRSLAAHLTPGTLVSYETTLPVGTTRTRWKPMLEEVSGLVEGRDFHLVFSPERVLTGRIFADLRKYPKLVGGLSPAGAAQAVEFYKAVLDFDERPDLPRPNGVWDLGSAEAAELAKLAETTYRDVNIGLANQFARFAGANGIDIYQVIEASNSQPYSHIHQPGIAVGGHCIPVYPRLYLWNDPDATVVRAAREANAGMPDYAVTLLEGAYGDLTGARVVVLGAAYRGGVKETAFSGVFATVAGLNARGATVTVHDPLYTPEELERLGFTPHHMGDAADAIVVQADHPEYRELTASDIPGVRAIVDGRRALNADSWPDAVYRVIGTSPTTAS, from the coding sequence ATGAAGATCGCCGTAATCGCCCTCGGAAAGATCGGCCTGCCCCTGGCTGTCCAGTTTGCGAGCAAGGGGCACGATGTGGTGGGTGTCGACGTCAACCAGAACGTCGTCGATCTCATCAACCAGGGAATCGAGCCTTTCCCCGGCGAAGCCGAACTGCAGGAGCGACTTCAGGAGCTCGTGGCAGCGGGCCGTCTGCGTGCGACCACCGACTATGGCGATGCAGTGCCCCACGCAGACGCCATCGTCCTGGTCGTGCCGCTGTTCGTCGACGAGCAGACAGCGAAGCCCGACTTCGGATGGATGGACGGCGCGACCCGCTCGCTCGCCGCACACCTCACCCCGGGCACCCTTGTCTCCTATGAGACCACGCTACCCGTGGGGACGACGCGTACGCGCTGGAAGCCGATGCTCGAAGAGGTCTCTGGGCTTGTCGAGGGACGCGACTTCCACCTGGTCTTCTCCCCGGAGCGCGTCCTCACGGGCCGCATCTTCGCCGACCTGCGCAAGTACCCGAAGCTCGTCGGAGGCCTGTCCCCCGCCGGAGCTGCGCAAGCTGTCGAGTTCTACAAGGCTGTGCTCGACTTCGATGAGCGCCCTGACCTGCCTCGTCCCAACGGGGTGTGGGATCTCGGCTCCGCGGAGGCTGCTGAGCTCGCGAAGCTTGCCGAGACCACGTACCGCGACGTCAACATCGGCCTCGCGAACCAGTTCGCTCGCTTCGCCGGCGCGAACGGCATCGACATCTATCAAGTTATCGAGGCCTCGAATTCACAGCCGTACAGCCACATTCACCAGCCTGGAATCGCGGTGGGGGGCCACTGCATCCCCGTCTACCCCCGTCTCTACCTCTGGAACGACCCGGACGCGACGGTCGTGCGGGCAGCACGTGAGGCGAACGCGGGCATGCCTGACTATGCGGTGACTCTCCTCGAAGGCGCGTACGGCGATCTGACGGGCGCCCGAGTTGTCGTTCTCGGCGCCGCCTACCGCGGCGGAGTGAAGGAGACCGCGTTCTCCGGGGTCTTCGCGACCGTCGCCGGACTCAACGCACGAGGTGCCACGGTGACAGTCCATGACCCGCTGTACACACCTGAGGAGCTCGAGCGCTTGGGCTTCACGCCGCACCACATGGGGGATGCCGCCGACGCGATCGTCGTACAGGCCGACCACCCGGAGTACCGCGAACTCACGGCGTCGGACATCCCCGGCGTCCGAGCCATCGTCGATGGTCGCCGTGCGCTGAACGCGGACAGCTGGCCAGATGCGGTCTACCGTGTGATCGGCACCTCGCCGACCACCGCCTCCTGA